The DNA sequence GTAAGTATGTTTAGAGACAGTTTGGAGAACCCATGGAGAACCCTCAGCCGCGTCAATCACGAACCAATCGCGTTACAACAAATCACAATTTTATTTCGAACCAAATCAACCCCGAAAACCGTACAGAAGTCAACAAAGTAAAAAGTTACTATGTTACTAtacaaatagtgacaaaaagtTCCATTCCACCGGAGGGCTGAAGCTGACTGAAAGTATCAAAAGCTGCTGATACTGATTGAAGTGATGGAGCTGATAAAAGACAAAAACAAACCCTCTCTCGCCCCTTCCCCTCTCGGAGCCCGCCAACATTCGAATTAGATtccattagagtccctttatactgagagtcaagacaattcggctcatggatgtcacaaacgggaataaagattacagacaTAGCGGAAGGATTTTTAGCTGAATATGATCGGCTCcaatagagtacctttatcgACAGAGTATGCCATTCTCTGTTCCGTTtgttcattggtcgcgagcgaataggctgaccgATGCCCTAGGTCCAAATCACAAAGAtaatggctgttatcagcaagcaggTGAAGTTACGCACATCTTACATCCCGTTGTGACACAGTGGAGGCTAagtacggtaaccaatcagaattgtGTTCAATTTGTCGTGTGACTCTCATAGATAAGCTAGTTTACATTGTACTGCcgttaattgaaaattttgtcaaattagCTTTTATGATGTACGGTGATTCCGactcttgtttgtttatttagagCTAGAGTCATCATGAagctaaaaactcgttgaccaatcaaaagcggaacagtttcacatgtagtaaaaagatacgaatggcatACTTTTAGCTGATAAAGGTACTTAGCGTCCAAGAGCAAGGGACAGAGTGCGGTAGGGATGGGTGGGAGCAATTAAAtggcgggcgggggggggggggagccttTTTAAAAAGACTCGATTAGGTGCGAttcgtagaaaaaaaaactaggaaaatTTGAAGCTGAGAATTTTTACGACGAGTTTGAAAGTTTTTACCTAAATAATTCCTATGTATTTTATCAGTGCTCAAGAGTTTTACTTGAAAGGTGTTCATGAATGAagatgtgataaaaaaaagtaaaacgcgTTGCGGGAACGGATGGAATTGTGTACTTTCCTTATTCTATGTAAATTCATTTTTGTTgagttaataattttttttttttttttttttgtttttttttaaaaaaaattattgcatgATGTGCATGGACGTAACTTTTCCGAGTACAAGGAGGGGTAGTAGGAGGGGGAGAGGGCCATCCCCAAAAGGCTGGCGCCCCCCAGAAAGTTTTAACCTTgtgggcccccccccccccccgaagatgcaaaatttcatgagcaGACTCTGCGACCtgaaatttcatgtaattttgtgaaattttctcctccacatgaaatttcaatccGTGGCATTTCATTTTGCATTTCTGCCAACCACTTTGCTACCGCACTAcgcagtttttttatttatttattttttttacatttcactAACTTATCAAGTAATGAGGAATGCAAGTTCGTAATGGGTCCACTCTGAGTTTATCCTTTTTATAATATATGAACGGCCTACTCCCTAGATAGTAGCCTCGATGAtagatggagggggggggggggggggggggaacgaTGCCCAATGCCCATTGTTTCGTCTGTCAGCTCTGTCGGATGCAGCAAGAGACGGTAAACATCTTAGAACCCAGGATCCTTGTATCAAATGACTAATGACTATACTAGCGGAACTTCCTGCCTCACACATAAAAGAACCTAAGTGCTTTTCACTAAAAAAGGGGCTCCAGAATATCTAAGTATGCTTTCTCCACCGCCCTAAAATGCGCGTTTTCACGCTACagcaaacaaaaacaaaaaattgacctAAGTATTCTTAGATTAAACTAAAAAAGTAGTAGAGTCCAAAAATTTGACCTATCAAAATGATAAAGTAATGCGCAACTTTTTATATGATGTAATAATAGCCCAGAATGATCGAAATACGAAATTAGCTACGTAAGAGGAAGCACAGCGTATTGCATAAATACACTTTTCGCAGGAGTTATGAGGATGAGGAACACCAAGAAATTCAAAGGCTTGAACAATTGTTAAGAACGAGTGTGATTGGTGCTCCAAGAATGATTTCACCAATCAGCTGATGTTTTCCCCAATTCGTTCTTGATTTGTTATCGTTCGTGCGCCAGCTTCCTACTTTATCACTTCGGGTGTCTTTATTTTGCCCTTTCTTCTCATTTTGATTCAGAACTTCATCCTCTTAAATTTACAAGTGTCGGGAACTTCTTCATTCAAAAACTCCTCTACTTTATGGTTTTCACTATACAGCTTTTTGTTTCGTACCCTTGACCCACTCTCATTGTTTTCATTACTTAGGTGTTCATAACCTAGTGCTGTAAGGTAATCGAGTTGTCATAAGTTTTAAGGACCGAAATTAGCTGTTATGCCTCAGTGATCAAGTGTTTTTGTTCCATACAATTGGTTGTTTTTCTATGAGTGattcttttttgttcttttacCCTCTGAAGCTAGTGGTTAGCTATGAGTTCAGTCAGATGTGGTCTCGCCTCTGCTGGTAAATTTGCCTTACCATGGAGAAACAAAGTTGAACAAGGTAATGTTTATTGCACTGATTCACCATAAAAACTATCTCATGATAAGCTTTTGCTATAGAACCCAAAAATAGCCTctcatttgtttcatttttttaatcagtGCTCTCTGAGCCAGCAGTGTTCTAGATTGAGAGGCCAATCAAACTCGCCGAACCTGTATCAGGAAAACCCAAATCATAGTAATCATTATCTCCAAAATGGTGAGATAACTTGAACTAAATGATGAAAATGTGTCCACTTCCCTAAATTTTACAGAGGGATGAGAATCTTTATGATTTTCTAATGCAATCTGTCGTGATCTATTTTCAAACGCCTCAAACTAAGTACGACTCGCAGCCTTCAGCATTCCAGAAAACTACACTCATCTTCATCATGAAGGTGACTTAGCTTGAAATTTAGAACCTCTGAGGCTATTACACAGCTGCACCTTTCCTCTATCAACATTCACTCAATTTGTCATCACTGTTTCTCAAGCTATGATATTGGAATACATATAGCCTAATATATCCACCAGCGCCCCGTATGTTGAGATGCGTAATGCTGAAGCCTGATGAAAGTatctttcatcaaaaattattgACAAGTTaatcctttcattttttatgtttattctaATTTACTCAATTAAAATTCTAAAGTAAGTGTTAGAGTCATTTTCGATTGAGAGCGTTCCATCTAAGCTGTCAGTAAGGCATTAACTGGTAGGAAGACGTTGCTTTTAATTTAATGCTTGCAATAATCTGGAGGGGGTGtcgggtttttatttttttgtcatcaGTTGGAGCGTAGCTTCAGTGACCATGCAcagaaaatcaaactttttactTTCCAATAATGGCAGGAAACTTACCTAACCCTTCAACCATGGCGTTAATTGTCTGTTAGAAGGATTATTCAAAATTATCTCTCCTGTTGTATACATAATAGCATCATGCCTCAGTAGAGAGGATGACGTAGCTCTCGTTATTTGGCCCAAAACATCAATTGCAACCACAGATATTTGATCTACCTACTTACCTAGAGTACATACTACTGAACAAATTGGAGCCAAGTGAAAGGACCCTTTAagtgaaaactcaaatttctcaGTACAGTGAAAAAACTGAGGATGCATTGAAAATATTGATCCTCAGTTTTTGATTGAAAACGCTTTCCAACGTTTTTAAGAATATTGGGTCAAAGTTTCTAACTACAAGTGTTTTGAAAAGGAATCCGTCTAGGCTAAAGTTAGTCATCTCagtttatttttcctctacCTTATGGGCTCTTTTGCCAGACTCAATGACAATTTTAGAGGTAGTAAAAGTAAACAAGTTTAGTCTGACCAGCTAGTTGTGGAACTAAAGCAAATATTTACTAAGGTAAAGTCCATGCTTCCCTGTTATCTTTCATCAATTCCATGAAATGAAGTCTGAAGTTTTAAACACGGTGTGAAGTAATGTTCCTTTAAAATCATTCAGACTCATTCAATATCAAATGACTTCATCAAAATGATGTTTTTATTCCAGATGGTTAGAAGATAATCCTTGACTTGTTTTTTCACAGGTCTGATTGGTTGTTCCTTGCGCTATGAACAGTACAGTAACCAAATTCCTGCAGTGTACCCCACTCGCAAGTTAACATCAGCTTCCTTGAAAGTTGTGAAAGGATCTGCTGCTCCTTCTGGGCCCGATAATGGAGGTAACAATACGCCAACTGGAAATGCAGGTAATGGTGGTAAAAAACCTCCCAACACCTCtgctggctcctctggaaaaggAAAAGATGGTGGATCACAATTGTCCTGTCCAAAATGTGGAGATCCTTGCACTCATGTTGAAACTTTTGTTTGTGAGTCCTAATTAAAATCATTTCTCTCGATTGCTACTAATCATCAGAACAGGCTTGTTTCTGCATCTTAATGGTTTTCAATGATGCtgcaattttaagttttaacagACGTCATTCAAGCAGATACTCAAAAATACTTGAACATTGGTCCAACACAAGCTTGCCAACTTGACAGAAACGGGTTTTTTGGGCAAAAATGGAACATGGTTTTCATGTTTTTCCCCTCCAACTAAATGATCATATTTTATAAATACAGTAAATAATTGGCTAAGCTCATGATCTTTAGTTACACAGAGAGtcggaaattgcattttttcagtCCTTTTTCAGAGGTAAgactctgaaatttttagactgaTTTATCTAACTTTTCTCTCATGAAATATTAAAACCTTTATAGAAACACTGGAATGGTGAGGAAAAGGTATGATTCATTGTACGGGAGATGACAACTTGTGCCCTCATTTTAGGTATTTCTTGCTTTCAgtttgataataattaatatcttttagaaaaaaatattctctttcTGTGGAGTCAACCTTTTCAATTTAACTCGAATTCAAACTAATGATTAGATGAATTTGTAAGCAAGGGCGCTGAAGAATTTTCGCTCTTAACTCACTCAGGATCCTAGAATTTGCTCTCCAAACTTTCCCTCATTTCTAAGCATTATTGCATACAGGTAAAAATTTAGTTCTGACTAAAATCGACCAACATTTCAGTGCTGTCGAACTTTGCAAATAATATGCGCTGACTGAAATGTAACAAACATTTCAATGAGCTTTAAAAGTGCAAGGAGCTCTAAAGTTCCTTCTTGGGAAACAAAATCTCCAAAGTAAATTTAACAGGCTTCAAGTTTTCCTTAGAGAGCTCTCTAATTTTTAATAACAGTTCTGAAATACATTTCAGTATGGCTAAGAACACTTCCCTAAGAAAATAtgttggatttcaaaattttcaccgatagataaagaaattgcaaaatcttcTGCAAAATTGTAAGATTTTCACAGTTACCTAACTTTCATGCACAACATAGGTAGCAAAGTGTCCTTGTCAAATTAAGTACAGAGAATTGCTCAGGCTCACCATACTTCTTTGCATAACTGTGCTTGCAAATATTCAAGGGGAGTTGAGACTTTCCTGACCAACCCCTACTTTTTCTAACATGACTCGtaatctcaaattttctcctctcTTGTATCCCAGGGGGTGgagatatgaaaaaataaagagctTAGATGCCTCCTAAAAGTATAGGAACTAGGAAGGCTCCTAAAAGGATCTTCTTCTCATTTTGACTTTGGAGAAGGGCGGAAACTCAATTTTATTCCCTATAATCTCTAACAATAATAATGCAATAGCATCTgctgaaaataaactttaaggGATGAATCTGGTGATTCTGTCGCTTCTTTGGTAAAACTTGTTACTCTGCTATtgattcatttttctgttgttttttaaATGGCTTGTCCTGATCATAGCTTAGTTTGCACTATCTCTGTGGCCATCAAGAAAAAGTGAATCGACAGAGTATAAGATGTGCACCTAAATCCTGCATAGGCTCTTCATCAGTATTTATGGTCTTACCAAATGTTGATAGACTACTAAATCACATTATTTCTACAAGCAGCTAGTGACTCAGATGACGcactaatttttcaatatttgtgaGCCTCAAAATACGGATGGAAAATTACTAGATTCAGCCGTAAATCCTCGAGCATGATGTACTGATATTCagacagagagagagaggtGTGTGGTCAAGGCTCAGTACTGATCGAAGTCGATAAGTGCTaaccaattttaaaagttgGAATTCAGTAAAACTGTCCTGATGTTTGTATTTTCACAATTTGAGACATGCCATTCCTTTTTGTCTATGAAAATtattacttgaattttttaaggTGTTTTACGGACCATACCTTGAGTATTCATAATTACAAATATAACAACTTAGAACTTAATGAAGCATTTAAGGCgcttaaaatattaattgacTTGATCAATCAAAATAACACCATATGCTTCTCTTGTTTTCAGCATCCACTAGGTTTGTGAAGTGTGAAAAATGTCATCACTTTTTTGTAGTTCTCTCCGAGCTAGATACAAAAAAGTCAATGAAAGATCAAACCAGGGAAGAGCACAAAAGCACCAGGAAACCGCCTCCACCTCCCAAAAAGGTACGGCAATTTagatttttactaaaaatcatTTTGTCGTATCAACTGTCCAATATTATGGAACAAGAACTAAAGATTTAGTGGAACCTTGGCTGATCTGGTTTTCAAAAATGCCAGATAATAATTAAAAGATGTTAGAGTACGAAGGGCGACCTTGAGCCGACTGGATGATCTTCTGCCAGTTTTATAGTACTCCTTTTGAGGGAGTCTCAAGTGATTTCAATGATGTATTTTGTAAAATCTTAACAAATAACATCTCCCCAAAGAAACTTTGTGGTTTTTTTGCTGAATCATATCTTCTTCTTGCCTcgtttttccagtgcattttattattttgagtatttcatGTCATGGTTGTCACTTGAAggttcatttcagagaaaaccagtggtagcATCgagtttcttgcaaaatttttcatgaagtgAAGTATTTAAACCACGAATCTCTGCCGCCTGCATGAGCTCCATTCATGACAGTTGTAAAATAAAACACCTGAAGAATATGAACATGCAGGGTCATGATATATTTTTTAATGCATGTATCTGATCCATATAACACACCATTAACCTCCTTGGCTCTCTCCCTCCCAGATTTTTGATTACTTGAATAAGCATGTTGTGGGACAAGAATATGCCAAGAAAGTATTGTCTGTTGCTGTCTACAACCATTACAAGAGGATCTACAACAATTTGCCGCAGCAGTCTGTTGCAAGTAAGACAGATGCAGGAATTATGGAGCAAGGTCAGCATTACTCTACAACTCATAGAGGTAACTTCTTTGGTGGTATTTAAGTCTTGTCTGCCCTTGCCATGTGGCCTCATTCTTAGTCATGGGTTGAATCATTCTACTCAATGAAGTCCTCTTTGGTGGTATTTAGACGGCCATCTTTCAACTCAACGCCTCATTTTGGACTGAATTCTATGTGCGCCAGGTGTGGGATAACTTTGCAGACAAAGTCTTGAAgaaattcgttttttcattttcatactagCTCTGAATTTCCTAGCAAATTTGTTTGTATATCCACAAAATACTTTGTAGACACCAATTGTTGTTTAATTTTGGCTTCATTATTTAAGCCTACGATAATAAGCTGATCCACAGAAAATCAGCAACCTTGTATCTATCATGATCTGCTTAAAAAAGTCTCAACTTGATTCTGCATATGAGAGTGcccaaaaattaacttttcagcACTGCTTCTATTGAAATTGGAAAGTCAGACTCCTGAAGCTCATTGGAATCTAGAGGTTGTAAAGAGTATCAAATGGAAACACAATGAAACCACCCCAACACCCTTTCTTTCATTCCTTCCTTAAAATATCTTTGAAACtgcatcactgaaaaattttctcTGGGAAGATTCGGTCTTGTATAGTATTTTTGTGTCATGGCTCAAGCTTTATTTAGTTTTCTTTCATTGAATTCTTCTGAATTATGTTGCAGATCTGCTGCACATAAATGGACTGAGCCTTGGAAATAATGCTGCCAGCCATGGCAATAGCATTGGATCTCAATCTGCGCCACCTGATTCTCCGCCTTTACGTCGAAGTAACATTCTGGATTCTAATAACCATGAGCTTAAACTTGACAAGAGTAACGTTTTGATGCTTGGACCAACTGGCTCAggtaaatcattttaaaaaaaattctaaattttctttgtctcTTACCtcaattcatcaatttttgggaaagatgggttattttcttttcaattaaacacaaaaaaattcaaagctgTAAAATTAAAAACCCTTGTTGTTTTCTGTTAGGCATTAGGAACAAATTTAGTTTGAAGTAGGTACTTAACAGTCGAATTTCAATGACAAAACAAAGCAAGAGCAAGCGGACGGAATTATTCTCtaataaattctcaaaatattgttttaaaacattttttaaatcaatgttTGTTGAGGAGCAGTTTTCGAATAATTTTGTTTATCATACTTCAGCTATTCACTACGGCTCTATTTTATCGAATTCTGCTTTATTTGTAATATTAACTGCCGTTTTTGATAAttgtttttatgatttttcaggTAAGACTCTTCTAGCTCAAACCATTGCACAGTGTTTGGACGTTCCATTTGCTATTTGCGATTGCACTACTCTAACACAAGCAGGATATGTGGGTGAAGACATAGAAAGTGTGATCGCGAAGTTACTTCAGGATGCAAATTACAGCATAGAACGAGCACAGATGGGTATAGTTTTCTTGGATGAAGTGGACAAAATAGGTGCTGTACCAGGAATCCATCAACTCCGTGATGTAGGTGGAGAAGGAGTCCAACAGGGAATGTTAAAAATGCTTGAGGGAACCATCGTCAATGTGCCTGAACGCAACTCTCCTCGCAAACTTCGCGGGGAAACTGTTCAGGTAGATACAACTAACATTCTTTTTGTTGCCTCTGGAGCATATAATGGTCTCGATCGTCTCATTAGTCGTCGTAAACACGAAAAATACCTAGGCTTTGGTGCCCAGATGAGCGAGTCTGGTGGCCGTCGGGTAGCTTCTCTCGCTGATTTGGCAGATCAAAGTGCTGCTGTGTCTGTAGAAGAGGATAATTCGGAAAAAGATGCTTACTTAAGGCAAGTCGAAGCTAGAGACCTTATTGACTTTGGTATGATACCAGAGTTTGTTGGACGATTTCCTGTTCTGGTTCCATTTCACTCTCTCAACCAACAGCTTTTAGTACGCATCCTCACCGAGCCAAAAAATGCAATGGTGAATCAGTACCAAATCCTCTTCGGCATGGATAAAGTAGAACTCAGTTTTTCTAAAGAAGCATTACTAGCAATTGCAAAGTTAGCAATGGAAAGGAAGACTGGTGCCCGCGGTTTAAGAGCGATCATGGAATCATTATTGCTTGAACCAATGTTTGAGATACCTGGTTCTGATGTTTTGAGTGTTCACATTGGTGAGGATGCTGTCAAGGGTAAATCAGGTCCAGTGTACATAAGAGGAAAACCTGTGGAAGAACGTGAAGCTCCCATCAAAATGAGGGCAGGTGGAAAATGAAGAACCCAAATCTACGTTTTCTATTGAAATGTGATAAAAGTTTGATCATAAATATTTcataattgtttttaattttgttgtatTTAATGTTATTGATGCCATTGTACGACTACAGGCAACCTTTAAAGAAGTACTCGATTAATTTATGGAATTCTATGTTGGATTTTAAATCCACAAATATTTACAACATAAAATGATAGTTTACTCATCCAATTGATGTATATGTATTCACTGATGAAGACAAAAATATCAGAAGGGATGGAATTATACTAACTTCTTGCATGGCAACGGTAAAAACAAGTATTTATCAGTACAAATGAGACCTTTAAACCCACAGCAGTAAAAAATCATTCATTCACCAAAGATGCACGATACCTGGCATGGGAATCTACTTTTTTGTTTTGACAAAAGACTCGGTGATTTTTGCCAATCTGTGGTAAAAGTCAgtataaaactgaaattctcattttagagatggaaaattctcattcaagTGTATTTTCTTGCCGTAGGACTTCTTTCTTTTTGATTTCCAGACATTCTATAGAAAAGTTTATGCCTCAAGTTTTTGTAACCTTGCAAACTCCGTaaatcaaagtttcatgttTGAATTGTTGTCTGCCCAAGAATTCTTCTTCGCAGCTATTAGCTTATGATAATGCAAGGTAACCGATTAAAGTCTTCAAATGTAATCCCAGATGTTGTTTTTCTCCGTCTGGTAAGTTGGGATACTTCTTGCGCCCAGTTTCTTTTGCTGTTGCATTTTAgcacttttcatgaaattcaggaACTGTTGAAAACTTATCTGTTAAAAAAGACCTGTGATGTCAGctttctgggttttttttttttgcaagacaGTGATTATCTTGCCACTAGTGTAACTCTGCTGGTATTCCATTCCTCACTTTTTAATTGGCCCTTTGCTTTTGTCATGAAATCTTGTCCTAGGTATCGGTTGTAACATCTCTTTATTTGGGGCTATGACAAAATGTTTGAAACCTCCTGAACATTTGATATTCAAATCACCAatattttgagtaaaaatttgTTACCTTCTTCAAAGAAGTACTTTGTCTAGCCACTGTTAAATTGGAATGAAAAATAACACCATGAATGAGGCATCAGTTCCCTttggtttcattattttgaaatatctTTGTTCTCAAATAAACTTCCATCTTTTTTTCCGCCACTAAGTAGCAAAACATTTCTGCTGTAAATGTGCTCTGCATTGGATGTTTCATATTGTCAGACAAGATGCCTTTCAGAACTTTCCGAGACTCTAAATAATCCAAGAATagtaaacaaattttttatcattctgGGTTAATTTTAGATGGCAgttttttttcctcatatcaGGGAAGAGAATAGTTCAATGCTCGTCGAGTGACTTTGTCCGTGAGAGGCAAACATTGAATCAATGTTAAATGTCTGTTCTACTGTTTTGCAGGGAAAGATAGTTACATTAAAAGTATTGCTTGTGACAGATGTGTAAGTGAGTGTTTCCTCTCAAGATTTCACCAACATATCCTAAATACCCTCTGACACCGGTGGCTTCTAGTCTCAAATTATTTCAGCTTCAATTCATATTTTCATCTGTTGAAAGAGGTTGGTCTGAactaattttcgatttttcccttgtGTTTAGAGGGTAAAtttcatatatatatatcaaaACTCCGTGGCTGAGCTTTACTACTTGAGAGAAGCTGATATTGTAGACACTCAATTGCAAGTCCTTGTCAGCTCGGGGTATTGTTTAAGGGTTAAAACATTGGTACATTGGCTCATTCCAAAAATCCGGTTTTTCCAATGCCTATCAACCTtgtaacaaaaaaacaaaaaagaaaagagattaTAATATACGATTTGGGAAACCTTCTTTGGTGTTTTCTTCTATGTAAAAATGCCCTCCAAGTAAAATTTACTGTACAGGTAGgtagataaaattaaaatttagaaaaacttgaccatttaaaagagaaaaaacactaCAAAAGATAAAATATGCGGTTCGGGAAACCCTTCTGTGAAAAGGCCACCCTGCACTGTGACGCTACTTCATTTCttaagtaaattttaacaaatgtTTTCTGGCGTTTGGTTTCATGAATTGTATTTTACTTTGCAAtacaagcaatttttttcaaattaactttttgttgattttattttttcattttgcattCAATTCACATGAAAAATTCCACGATAAGTTCCCTA is a window from the Bemisia tabaci chromosome 5, PGI_BMITA_v3 genome containing:
- the ClpX gene encoding ATP-dependent clpX-like chaperone, mitochondrial isoform X2; translated protein: MSSVRCGLASAGKFALPWRNKVEQGLIGCSLRYEQYSNQIPAVYPTRKLTSASLKVVKGSAAPSGPDNGGNNTPTGNAGNGGKKPPNTSAGSSGKGKDGGSQLSCPKCGDPCTHVETFVSSTRFVKCEKCHHFFVVLSELDTKKSMKDQTREEHKSTRKPPPPPKKIFDYLNKHVVGQEYAKKVLSVAVYNHYKRIYNNLPQQSVASKTDAGIMEQDLLHINGLSLGNNAASHGNSIGSQSAPPDSPPLRRSNILDSNNHELKLDKSNVLMLGPTGSGKTLLAQTIAQCLDVPFAICDCTTLTQAGYVGEDIESVIAKLLQDANYSIERAQMGIVFLDEVDKIGAVPGIHQLRDVGGEGVQQGMLKMLEGTIVNVPERNSPRKLRGETVQVDTTNILFVASGAYNGLDRLISRRKHEKYLGFGAQMSESGGRRVASLADLADQSAAVSVEEDNSEKDAYLRQVEARDLIDFGMIPEFVGRFPVLVPFHSLNQQLLVRILTEPKNAMVNQYQILFGMDKVELSFSKEALLAIAKLAMERKTGARGLRAIMESLLLEPMFEIPGSDVLSVHIGEDAVKGKSGPVYIRGKPVEEREAPIKMRAGGK
- the ClpX gene encoding ATP-dependent clpX-like chaperone, mitochondrial isoform X1; the encoded protein is MSSVRCGLASAGKFALPWRNKVEQGLIGCSLRYEQYSNQIPAVYPTRKLTSASLKVVKGSAAPSGPDNGGNNTPTGNAGNGGKKPPNTSAGSSGKGKDGGSQLSCPKCGDPCTHVETFVSSTRFVKCEKCHHFFVVLSELDTKKSMKDQTREEHKSTRKPPPPPKKIFDYLNKHVVGQEYAKKVLSVAVYNHYKRIYNNLPQQSVASKTDAGIMEQGQHYSTTHRDLLHINGLSLGNNAASHGNSIGSQSAPPDSPPLRRSNILDSNNHELKLDKSNVLMLGPTGSGKTLLAQTIAQCLDVPFAICDCTTLTQAGYVGEDIESVIAKLLQDANYSIERAQMGIVFLDEVDKIGAVPGIHQLRDVGGEGVQQGMLKMLEGTIVNVPERNSPRKLRGETVQVDTTNILFVASGAYNGLDRLISRRKHEKYLGFGAQMSESGGRRVASLADLADQSAAVSVEEDNSEKDAYLRQVEARDLIDFGMIPEFVGRFPVLVPFHSLNQQLLVRILTEPKNAMVNQYQILFGMDKVELSFSKEALLAIAKLAMERKTGARGLRAIMESLLLEPMFEIPGSDVLSVHIGEDAVKGKSGPVYIRGKPVEEREAPIKMRAGGK